In Duganella zoogloeoides, a single genomic region encodes these proteins:
- the tsaB gene encoding tRNA (adenosine(37)-N6)-threonylcarbamoyltransferase complex dimerization subunit type 1 TsaB, with protein sequence MPTISAHPVIIAVETSSEAASVALLRGDTVTSRASSGVRTHSQSVLPMIQELLAEAGITLKDCNAVAFGSGPGSFTGVRTACGVAQGLAFGANLPVVPVVTLDAMALACHQRQGATDVLAVLDARMGEVYWAQYRFDGGAVLAEPQVVQPAVLSAPGAVQAQGAPVLCGNGLSAYADVFAAMADGSLAEVAEIMPHAEQIAQLASLALAAGRTVTAAEAQPLYLRNKVAYTQAERRDINAAKAAGGA encoded by the coding sequence ATGCCTACAATTTCCGCTCATCCCGTCATTATTGCCGTCGAAACCTCGTCCGAGGCCGCCTCGGTTGCCCTGTTGCGTGGCGACACCGTGACCAGCCGTGCGTCCTCGGGCGTGCGCACCCATTCCCAGTCGGTCTTGCCGATGATCCAGGAGCTGCTGGCCGAAGCCGGCATCACCCTCAAGGACTGCAACGCGGTTGCCTTCGGTTCCGGCCCCGGCTCGTTTACCGGCGTGCGCACCGCCTGCGGCGTGGCCCAGGGCCTGGCCTTTGGCGCCAACCTGCCGGTCGTGCCGGTCGTCACGCTCGACGCCATGGCCCTGGCCTGCCACCAGCGCCAGGGCGCCACCGACGTGCTGGCCGTACTTGATGCCCGCATGGGCGAGGTGTACTGGGCGCAATATCGTTTCGATGGCGGTGCCGTGCTGGCCGAGCCGCAGGTGGTGCAGCCGGCCGTGCTGTCGGCGCCGGGCGCGGTGCAGGCCCAGGGGGCGCCCGTCTTGTGCGGCAATGGCTTGTCGGCGTATGCCGACGTGTTTGCCGCTATGGCCGATGGCTCCCTTGCGGAGGTTGCCGAAATCATGCCGCATGCCGAGCAGATCGCCCAACTGGCCAGCCTGGCGCTGGCCGCCGGCCGCACGGTGACGGCGGCCGAAGCGCAACCGCTGTACCTGCGTAACAAGGTTGCCTATACCCAGGCCGAGCGGCGCGACATCAATGCTGCCAAAGCGGCGGGTGGCGCATGA
- a CDS encoding thioredoxin family protein, producing MYSIALNSDNREQVAAALAGDRWIIACLCAAWCGTCDSYQASFESVAARHPDKLFLWIDIEDHADVVGDLDVENFPTLLIQHHELVAFFGTMLPDPALAHRLVQAQTDISDAEMTEMVLNSEERARWQRECNLRALLRNALG from the coding sequence ATGTACAGTATTGCCCTCAATTCCGATAACCGTGAGCAAGTGGCCGCCGCGCTGGCCGGCGACCGCTGGATCATTGCCTGCCTATGCGCCGCCTGGTGCGGCACCTGCGACAGTTATCAGGCCAGTTTCGAGAGCGTGGCCGCGCGCCACCCCGATAAACTGTTCCTGTGGATCGACATCGAAGACCATGCCGACGTCGTTGGCGACCTCGACGTGGAAAACTTCCCCACCCTGCTGATCCAGCACCACGAGCTGGTGGCCTTCTTCGGCACCATGCTGCCCGATCCGGCGCTGGCGCACCGGCTGGTGCAGGCGCAAACCGACATCTCCGACGCTGAGATGACGGAAATGGTCCTCAACAGCGAGGAGCGCGCGCGCTGGCAGCGCGAATGCAATCTGCGCGCGCTGCTGCGCAACGCCCTCGGCTAA
- the rimI gene encoding ribosomal protein S18-alanine N-acetyltransferase, translating into MKQAWDLARLVYEPMQRTDLEEVLALEQSVYPHPWSMANFADSLASGYHAWVLRDHGGVLLGYFLLMPMVDEAHLLNVAVAADRQGQGLGHLLLNQSVACARGLGMESVLLEVRPSNMRALAIYERYGFKQIGRRKGYYPAANQLREDAIVMRFEL; encoded by the coding sequence ATGAAGCAGGCGTGGGACCTGGCGCGGCTGGTGTATGAACCGATGCAGCGCACCGACCTGGAAGAGGTGCTGGCGCTCGAGCAAAGCGTCTATCCGCACCCGTGGAGCATGGCCAATTTTGCCGATTCGCTCGCCAGCGGCTACCACGCCTGGGTGTTGCGCGACCACGGCGGCGTGCTGCTCGGCTATTTCCTGTTGATGCCGATGGTCGATGAAGCGCACCTGCTCAACGTGGCAGTGGCGGCCGACCGGCAGGGGCAGGGCCTCGGCCACCTGCTGCTGAACCAGTCGGTGGCCTGCGCGCGTGGACTCGGCATGGAATCGGTGCTGCTGGAGGTGCGGCCGTCCAATATGCGCGCGCTGGCGATTTATGAGCGCTACGGATTCAAACAGATCGGTCGCCGCAAGGGTTACTACCCGGCAGCGAACCAGTTACGCGAGGATGCCATCGTGATGCGGTTCGAGTTATGA